From Tripterygium wilfordii isolate XIE 37 chromosome 13, ASM1340144v1, whole genome shotgun sequence, the proteins below share one genomic window:
- the LOC120011814 gene encoding probable terpene synthase 6: MARSSQPSSRPLANFSPSVWNQHDFASFSLEDSAFDSYTEEIEALKVKVKDMLMTSPSNHPVQKIVLIDLLCRLGLSCHFDHEIQQQLEHIFDAEIISFDENRNDLHTIALMFRVFRQHGYKMSSDVFKRFKNDESGFNASLASDVKGLLSLYEASHLSIHGEDILDEALEFTRTHLKFFMTQSSPHLARHISETLLVPFHKGLPRIEARKYISLYERDDSRNDPILKFAKIDFNRVQLLHKLDLCHLSRWYKDTIDIESNFPFARDRLLESFLVGIGTFFEPQYTRPRIIMGKLVILITILDDTFDAYGTLEELECFTNAMERWDIAAMDELPDYMRPLYKILLSFFDELEKESKEEGRAYAFSYVKDGWKAYVRGNLVEAQWCNAGYVPTFDEYLKNGLITSCCHILPLMSFFVIGEIATLEAFEWLESSPKFVTASQTIGCLVDDIRSHKFEQKRRHVASAVECYMKQYGITEEEAVTGLKKMVTKAWKDINEERMRASAVSMELLKPLVGLMRTVEELYKMDDGFTDQLSLKDNMTSLVVDEVSM, encoded by the exons ATGGCACGAAGCTCTCAGCCCTCCTCACGCCCATTGGCGAATTTTTCTCCATCAGTATGGAATCAACATGACTTTGCTTCGTTTTCCTTAGAGGACTCG GCCTTTGATTCATATACTGAGGAAATAGAAGCACTGAAAGTAAAGGTTAAGGATATGCTGATGACCTCTCCAAGCAATCATCCAGTGCAGAAGATTGTTCTGATCGACTTGTTATGTCGTTTGGGATTATCATGTCACTTTGATCATGAAATTCAACAGCAGCTGGAGCACATCTTTGATGCTGAAATCATCTCTTTCGACGAAAATCGCAATGACTTGCATACTATTGCACTCATGTTTCGAGTTTTCAGACAACATGGTTACAAAATGTCTTCTG ATGTGtttaagagattcaagaacGATGAATCCGGCTTCAACGCGAGCCTCGCAAGCGATGTGAAGGGATTGTTAAGCTTGTACGAAGCTTCACATTTAAGCATACATGGAGAAGATATTCTAGATGAAGCCCTTGAGTTCACAAGGACTCACCTGAAGTTCTTTATGACTCAATCAAGTCCTCATCTTGCAAGACATATAAGCGAAACACTCCTTGTGCCTTTTCACAAGGGATTGCCTAGAATCGAAGCAAGAAAATACATCTCTCTCTATGAAAGAGACGATTCAAGGAACGATCCAATACTCAAGTTCGCCAAAATAGATTTCAATCGAGTACAGTTGTTGCACAAGCTGGATTTATGTCATTTGTCGAG GTGGTACAAGGACACCATTGACATTGAATCGAACTTTCCCTTCGCAAGAGACAGACTCCTAGAGAGTTTCTTGGTGGGTATTGGAACCTTTTTTGAGCCTCAATATACTCGTCCTCGGATCATTATGGGTAAATTAGTGATATTAATAACAATTCTGGATGACACATTTGATGCATATGGTACACTTGAGGAGCTtgaatgctttacgaatgcaaTGGAGAG GTGGGACATTGCTGCTATGGATGAGTTGCCAGACTATATGAGACCTCTATACAAGATTCTCTTAAGTTTCTTTGATGAATTGGAGAAAGAGTCAAAAGAGGAGGGAAGAGCCTATGCTTTCTCTTATGTGAAAGATGGG TGGAAAGCATATGTAAGAGGAAACCTTGTTGAGGCCCAATGGTGCAATGCTGGCTATGTGCCCACATTTGACGAATACTTGAAAAATGGATTGATCACAAGCTGTTGCCATATTCTTCCATTGATGTCTTTCTTTGTAATCGGCGAAATTGCGACACTCGAGGCATTCGAATGGCTCGAAAGTAGTCCAAAATTCGTGACAGCTTCACAGACTATAGGTTGTCTTGTCGACGACATTAGAAGTCACAAG TTTGAGCAAAAGAGACGCCACGTGGCGTCGGCCGTCGAGTGTTATATGAAGCAATATGGTATCACAGAAGAAGAAGCAGTTACAGGGTTGAAGAAAATGGTTACGAAGGCTTGGAAGGATATAAATGAGGAACGGATGAGAGCAAGTGCAGTGTCAATGGAACTTCTCAAGCCATTGGTTGGGCTTATGCGCACAGTGGAAGAACTATACAAGATGGATGATGGATTCACAGATCAACTAAGTTTGAAAGACAACATGACTTCATTGGTAGTCGATGAAGTTTCAATGTAA
- the LOC120012671 gene encoding probable terpene synthase 6: protein MFRVFRQHGYKMSSDVFKRFKNDAAGFNESLTGDVKGLLSLYEASHVSIHGEDILDEALEFTRTHLKSLVTQLSPHLARHISETLLVPFHKGLPRIEARKYISLYERDDSRNDSILKFAKIDFNRAQLLHKLDLCHLSRWYKDTIDIESNFRYARDRLPESFLVGIGTFFEPQYARPRIIMGKLVILITILDDTFDAYGTLEELECFTNAMERWDIDAMDDLPDYMRPLYEILLSFFDELQKESKEEGRAYAFSYVKDGWKEYVRGNLVEAQWCNAGYVPTFDEYLKNGLITSGCHIIPLMSFFVIGEAATIQAFEWLESSPKFMTALQTIGCLVDDIKSHKFEQNRRHVASAVQCYMKQYGIAEEEEAVAGLKKMIANAWKDINEEWMRPSAVSMELLKPLVGLMRTVQEIYKLDDGFTDQLSLKDSITSLVETGVPK, encoded by the exons ATGTTTCGAGTTTTCAGACAACATGGTTACAAAATGTCTTCTG ATGTGtttaagagattcaagaacGATGCAGCTGGCTTCAACGAGAGCCTCACTGGCGATGTGAAGGGACTGCTTAGCTTGTACGAAGCTTCACATGTAAGCATACATGGAGAAGACATTCTAGATGAAGCCCTTGAGTTCACAAGGACTCACCTGAAGTCCTTAGTGACTCAATTAAGTCCTCATCTTGCAAGACATATAAGTGAAACACTGCTTGTGCCTTTTCACAAGGGATTGCCAAGAATCGAAGCAAGAAAATACATCTCTCTTTATGAAAGAGACGATTCAAGGAATGATTCAATACTCAAGTTCGCCAAAATAGATTTCAATCGAGCACAGTTGTTGCACAAGTTGGATTTATGTCATTTGTCGAG GTGGTACAAGGACACCATTGACATTGAATCAAACTTTCGCTATGCAAGAGACAGACTCCCGGAGAGTTTCTTGGTGGGTATTGGAACCTTTTTCGAGCCTCAATATGCTCGTCCTCGGATCATTATGGGTAAATTAGTGATATTAATAACAATTCTGGATGACACATTTGATGCATATGGTACACTTGAGGAGCTtgaatgctttacgaatgcaaTGGAGAG GTGGGATATTGATGCTATGGATGACTTGCCGGACTATATGAGACCTCTATACGAGATTCTCTTAAGTTTCTTTGATGAATTGCAGAAAGAGTCAAAAGAAGAGGGAAGAGCCTATGCTTTCTCTTATGTGAAAGATGGG TGGAAAGAATATGTAAGAGGAAACCTTGTTGAGGCCCAATGGTGCAATGCTGGATATGTGCCTACATTTGACGAATACTTGAAGAATGGCTTAATCACAAGCGGTTGCCATATTATTCCATTGATGTCTTTCTTTGTAATCGGAGAAGCCGCAACAATCCAGGCATTCGAATGGCTCGAAAGTAGCCCGAAATTCATGACAGCTTTACAGACAATAGGTTGTCTTGTCGACGACATTAAAAGTCACAAG tttgAGCAAAACAGACGCCACGTTGCTTCGGCGGTCCAGTGTTATATGAAGCAATATGGCAtcgcagaagaagaagaagcagttgCAGGGCTGAAGAAAATGATTGCGAACGCGTGGAAGGATATAAATGAGGAATGGATGAGACCAAGTGCAGTGTCAATGGAACTTCTGAAGCCACTGGTTGGGCTTATGCGCACGGTGCAAGAGATATACAAGCTGGATGATGGATTCACAGATCAACTAAGTTTGAAAGACAGCATAACTTCATTGGTGGAGACTGGAGTGCCTAAGTGA
- the LOC120012672 gene encoding uncharacterized protein LOC120012672 — protein sequence MFNFLYKTFLHGRHAITASSQKLPFLLNPASLISLKFISSAANQQSFAVSYLIISCGLSPESALNASKYVRFETPEKPDSVIAVLNNHGFSKTQISVVVKKYPKLLVSDPVKTLLPKFEFCNSKGASRPLLIKLICNCPAILRMNLESRWIPTFEILKDLFKSDAKTIFVIISHPRILVQDPKTYLRPNIYALRENGVPESNIAAILYHHPRVFCTKPDKFREVVEEVKRMGLKPLSFAFVLAVRALSSLSKMTWKKKINVFKRWGWSDEDILMAFRRFPPFMICSEDKITGMMDYFVNVLGLKKRIVPRSSVAQVLLSKGLVKACSLSRFFACPEKKFLEKFVYRYQEEAPQLLKLYTDKLDLSRQLQNE from the exons atgtttaattttCTCTATAAAACATTCCTCCATGGGAGACACGCGATTACAGCTTCGTCCCAGAAattgccttttcttttaaacCCAGCATCATTAATATCTCTCAAATTCATCTCAAGCGCTGCAAATCAGCAATCTTTTGCTGTTTCATATCTGATAATTTCATGTGGGTTATCTCCAGAATCTGCTTTAAATGCCTCTAAATATGTCCGATTTGAAACCCCAGAGAAACCTGACTCGGTTATTGCTGTTCTCAACAACCATGGTTTCTCTAAAACCCAAATCTCAGTTGTTGTCAAGAAATATCCTAAATTGCTTGTATCTGATCCTGTGAAAACCCTCTTGcccaaatttgaattttgtaaTTCTAAAGGGGCTTCAAGGCCGCTACTTATCAAACTTATATGTAATTGCCCTGCCATTTTACGTATGAACTTAGAGAGCCGATGGATTCCTACTTTTGAAATCTTGAAAGATTTATTCAAATCGGATGCGAAGACCATTTTTGTCATTATCAGCCATCCCAGGATTCTAGTTCAAGATCCTAAAACTTATCTCAGACCCAATATCTATGcattgagagaaaatggagtaCCAGAGTCAAATATCGCCGCCATCTTATATCATCATCCTCGGGTCTTTTGTACTAAACCAGATAAGTTCAGGGAGGTTGTGGAGGAGGTGAAGAGAATGGGGTTGAAACCTCTTTCGTTTGCATTTGTTTTGGCTGTACGTGCATTGAGCTCATTGAGCAAAATGACatggaaaaaaaagattaatgtCTTTAAAAGATGGGGCTGGTCTGATGAAGATATTTTGATGGCATTTAGAAGGTTTCCACCTTTTATGATATGTTCTGAGGATAAGATTACAGGGATGATGGATTATTTTGTTAATGTACTGGG CTTGAAGAAGCGCATTGTTCCAAGGAGTTCGGTTGCCCAGGTTTTGTTGTCGAAGGGTCTGGTTAAGGCTTGTAGCTTGAGTAGATTTTTTGCATGTCCAGAAAAAAAGttccttgaaaagtttgtctaccgTTATCAAGAAGAAGCTCCTCAGCTGTTAAAGCTTTACACAGACAAATTGGACCTTTCAAGGCAGCTCCAAAATGAGTAG
- the LOC120012851 gene encoding uncharacterized protein LOC120012851 translates to MFHFLCKTILLGRRTVTASPTRNPRFSQLISLKFVSTNADNHSFVVSYLVNSCGFSPETALKASKDIHFETPKKPDSFIAFLKNHGFTETQIFTIIKKIPSLLVCDAEKFLLPKLEFFYSKGMSSPELAKIMCYYPIIFKRSLEKQLIPSFDFFTNVLKSEENTVAAFKRYAGILSVNLENTPIASNINILREHGVPESKIVTILRYQPRSFLIGSDQFREIVEEVKRMGFNPLRTKFVLAVFALRTISKSTWEKKVDVYKKWGWSDEDIIIAFGRNPWCMTASEKKITGVMDYFINVMGLKPLVVCKDPALLSLSLKKRIVPRGSVARVLLSKGLIKERSLFRWFAYTEKLFLEKLVTCYKEEAPELMKLYTEKLNLSMQRGSEKK, encoded by the coding sequence ATGTTTCACTTTCTCTGTAAAACGATTCTACTTGGGAGACGCACTGTTACAGCTTCGCCAACCCGCAATCCGCGTTTTTCTCAATTAATATCTCTCAAGTTCGTCTCAACTAATGCGGATAATCACTCATTTGTAGTTTCGTATCTCGTAAACTCATGTGGGTTCTCGCCAGAAACGGCTCTAAAGGCTTCAAAGGATATCCACTTTGAGACCCCAAAAAAACCTGACTCTTTTATTGCTTTTCTGAAGAATCATGGTTTTACTGAGACCCAAATCTTCACAATTATTAAGAAAATCCCAAGTTTGCTTGTATGCGATGCTGAGAAATTCCTCTTGCCCAAACTTGAGTTTTTTTACTCAAAAGGGATGTCAAGCCCTGAACTAGCCAAGATTATGTGTTATTATCCAATCATTTTCAAAAGAAGCTTGGAAAAACAACTGATTCCTTCCTTTGATTTCTTTACCAATGTGCTTAAATCTGAAGAGAATACCGTTGCAGCGTTTAAACGTTATGCGGGTATTCTATCTGTTAACCTTGAAAATACTCCAATTGCTTCTAACATCAATATATTGAGAGAACATGGAGTACCAGAATCAAAAATCGTTACCATACTAAGATACCAGCCTAGATCATTTTTGATTGGCTCAGATCAATTTAGGGAGATTGTGGAGGAAGTGAAAAGAATGGGGTTCAACCCATTGAGGACAAAGTTTGTGCTGGCCGTCTTTGCTTTGAGGACAATAAGCAAATCGACTTGGGAAAAGAAGGTTGATGTTTATAAGAAATGGGGTTGGTCTGATGAAGATATTATTATAGCATTTGGGAGGAATCCATGGTGTATGACGGCGTCAGAGAAGAAGATTACGGGGGTGATGGACTATTTCATCAATGTAATGGGATTAAAGCCATTGGTTGTTTGCAAAGACCCAGCACTTCTTTCGTTGAGCTTGAAGAAAAGAATTGTTCCAAGGGGATCGGTTGCTCGAGTTTTGTTGTCGAAAGGTCTAATTAAAGAGCGTAGTTTGTTTAGGTGGTTTGCTTATACGGAAAAGTTGTTCCTTGAAAAGTTAGTGACATGTTATAAAGAAGAAGCTCCTGAACTTATGAAGCTGTATACTGAGAAACTGAACCTATCAATGCAGCGAGGAAGTGAGAAAAAGTGA